The following proteins are encoded in a genomic region of Ornithodoros turicata isolate Travis chromosome 6, ASM3712646v1, whole genome shotgun sequence:
- the LOC135398670 gene encoding uncharacterized protein LOC135398670 has translation MASRLLKILPSSAACGRNWSEFGNIHTAVKNRLKNERFEKLAFVHSYLNFNKKRERVHGLKQRPYPTSALRPWLLPLLSTWFSRYGVPDDIVTDRGAQFESSPFLELCRLLGAKRSRTTSYHPCANGLVERFHRQLKTCFRALPDTKWSQALPLILLHLIASLKPDLGCSSAELVLGTTLRLPADLIVQQPPTPAPAHYASLLSDVFRSLAATPPRYPHSRPTHVPSALATSTHVFVQLPAPRRCLQSPYAGLYRVVTRSAKTFVIEVAGQHQTVSIDRLKPALVDPQPAAPQALLVDPALSSAPASAFPSPARHVTWSPSVASAPLLKRGGGHV, from the exons ATGGCGTCTCGCCTTCTGAAGATCCTGCCCTCGTCAGCCGCATGTGGACGGAACTGGTCAGAGTTTGGCAACATCCACACAGCAGTTAAGAACCGACTGAAGAATGAGAGATTTGAAAAGTTGGCGTTTGTTCACTCCTACCTGAACTTCAACAAGAAGAGGGAACGCGTAC ATGGCCTGAAGCAACGCCCATACCCAACATCCGCGCTGAGACCGTGGCTGCTGCCCCTCCTGTCCACATGGTTCTCCCGTTACGGTGTTCCAGACGACATAGTCACTGACCGCGGGGCTCAGTTCGAGTCATCACCTTTCCTCgagctctgtcgtctgctcggcGCCAAGCGCTCCAGAACCACATCCTACCACCCCTGTGCGAATGGGCTCGTGGAAAGGTTCCACCGCCAGCTGAAGACCTGCTTTCGCGCCCTGCCGGATACCAAATGGTCCCAGGCGCTCCCGCTCATCCTCTTGCACTTGATAGCGTCCCTCAAGCCCGATCTTGGGTGCTCTTCGGCAGAGCTCGTTCTCGGCACCACGCTTCGTTTACCGGCAGACCTGATCGTCCAGCAACCCCCCACCCCTGCACCTGCGCACTACGCTTCCTTGCTCAGCGACGTTTTCAGGTCCCTCGCCGCAACGCCGCCTCGTTACCCTCACTCCCGCCCCACGCACGTGCCCTCTGCCTTGGCCACGTCCACCCACGTTTTTGTCCAGCTTCCTGCTCCTCGACGCTGCCTTCAGTCTCCGTACGCGGGTCTGTATCGTGTGGTCACCCGCTCCGCTAAGACCTTCGTTATTGAAGTCGCGGGACAGCACCAGACCGTTTCCATTGACCGCTTGAAGCCGGCTCTCGTGGACCCGCAGCCTGCCGCACCTCAAGCCCTCCTCGTCGACCCTGCCCTCTCTTCGGCGCCCGCGTCGGCCTTCCCGTCCCCAGCCAGGCACGTCACTTGGAGCCCTTCCGTCGCGTCTGCGCCGCTCCTGAAGAGGGGAGGGGGGCACGTGTAG